One stretch of Streptomyces agglomeratus DNA includes these proteins:
- a CDS encoding S1 family peptidase gives MRIPFLRRSGRTTVAGLAAGAALTLCISGASTAQAAPVAKDGDRPSAYIIGGAAKPNGTYPFMAALLNKGRDSAVDRQFCGGSLLSQDVVMTAAHCVEGTKAKTIEVTVGRTLLSDKRQGSLRNVADIVVHPRYAKGNEAYDMALLILDKPVRGTAPVHLPTAGTDALIRPGASATVAGWGNTDTEVPKYPDRLRAVNVPVLSHIECKASYPGYDKSVNVCAGVEGKDSCQGDSGGPLFRKLPGRQGVYQIGIVSYGDGCAEQGAPGVYTYTGSAKLWKTLDESAKGKKVKRLLGR, from the coding sequence ATGCGAATTCCATTCCTCCGCCGCTCCGGGCGGACGACCGTCGCCGGTCTGGCGGCCGGCGCGGCGCTCACCCTTTGCATATCGGGTGCGAGTACGGCCCAGGCCGCACCGGTGGCGAAGGACGGCGACCGGCCCAGCGCCTACATCATCGGCGGCGCAGCGAAGCCCAACGGTACGTACCCCTTCATGGCCGCACTGCTGAACAAGGGCAGGGACAGCGCCGTGGACCGGCAGTTCTGCGGCGGCAGCCTGCTCTCGCAGGACGTAGTGATGACCGCCGCGCACTGCGTCGAGGGCACCAAGGCCAAGACCATCGAGGTCACGGTCGGCCGCACCCTGCTGTCGGACAAGCGGCAGGGATCGCTGCGCAACGTGGCCGACATCGTCGTCCACCCGAGGTACGCCAAGGGCAATGAGGCGTACGACATGGCGCTGCTGATACTGGACAAGCCGGTCCGCGGCACGGCGCCGGTCCACCTGCCGACCGCCGGGACCGACGCCCTGATCCGGCCCGGCGCCTCGGCCACGGTCGCGGGCTGGGGCAACACCGACACCGAGGTCCCGAAGTACCCGGACCGGCTGCGTGCGGTGAACGTGCCAGTGCTCTCGCACATCGAGTGCAAGGCCAGTTACCCCGGCTACGACAAGAGCGTCAACGTCTGCGCAGGCGTCGAGGGCAAGGACTCGTGCCAGGGCGACAGCGGCGGCCCGCTGTTCCGCAAGCTGCCGGGCCGTCAGGGCGTCTACCAGATCGGCATCGTGTCGTACGGAGACGGCTGCGCCGAGCAGGGAGCCCCGGGCGTCTACACCTACACCGGCTCCGCCAAGCTGTGGAAGACGCTCGACGAGTCGGCCAAGGGTAAGAAGGTCAAGCGCCTGCTCGGGCGCTGA
- a CDS encoding NADP-dependent oxidoreductase gives MEAIVHDTFGGPEVLRHDQVRKPEPEAGQVRVRVMAAGVNPLDYKIRNGWMDEFYPTTLPAVPGLEFAGIVDAVGEGVTHTAVGEEVLGWTTTGAYAQYALAGHITAKPAALSWERAASLPVAGETAQRVLDLLGVKSGEVLLVHGAAGVVGSVAVQLATSAGVTVVGTASEANHEYLRALGSVPVRYGDGLAERVRAAAPEGVDAVFDTAGHGVLPLSIELLGGAADRVVTIADTNAADHGVVFSAGGTAPEVIRAGLAEHARLAAEGLLDVRIAEVFALADAAKAQELSEAGHARGKLIIKP, from the coding sequence ATGGAAGCGATCGTTCACGACACGTTCGGCGGTCCGGAGGTCCTGCGTCACGACCAGGTGCGTAAGCCGGAGCCGGAAGCGGGCCAGGTCAGGGTGCGGGTGATGGCGGCCGGAGTGAACCCGCTCGACTATAAGATCCGCAACGGATGGATGGACGAGTTCTACCCGACGACACTGCCGGCCGTACCGGGCCTGGAGTTCGCCGGAATCGTGGACGCGGTCGGCGAGGGTGTCACCCACACCGCGGTGGGTGAGGAGGTGCTCGGCTGGACGACGACGGGCGCCTACGCCCAGTACGCGCTGGCCGGGCACATCACGGCCAAGCCCGCCGCCCTTTCCTGGGAGCGGGCGGCGTCCCTGCCCGTGGCCGGCGAAACCGCCCAGCGGGTACTGGACCTGCTGGGCGTGAAGTCCGGCGAGGTGCTGCTGGTGCACGGCGCGGCGGGCGTGGTCGGCTCGGTCGCCGTACAGCTCGCGACCTCCGCCGGAGTCACGGTCGTCGGCACGGCGTCGGAGGCGAACCACGAGTACCTGCGTGCGCTCGGATCGGTTCCCGTCAGGTACGGGGACGGGCTGGCCGAGCGGGTACGGGCGGCCGCCCCTGAGGGCGTGGACGCGGTCTTCGACACGGCCGGGCACGGCGTGCTCCCGCTGTCGATCGAGCTGCTCGGCGGCGCCGCCGACCGTGTCGTCACCATCGCCGATACCAACGCCGCCGACCACGGCGTGGTCTTCTCTGCCGGCGGTACGGCGCCCGAGGTCATCCGGGCGGGGCTGGCCGAACACGCCCGTCTCGCCGCCGAGGGGCTGCTGGACGTCCGTATCGCCGAGGTCTTCGCGCTCGCGGACGCGGCGAAGGCGCAGGAGCTGAGCGAGGCCGGACATGCGCGGGGCAAGCTGATCATCAAGCCCTGA
- a CDS encoding helix-turn-helix transcriptional regulator, translating into MELTTTGTVTFLPTADTAAADAPALSPGATALAALTAGYDVIRQPLGQILPRLSAVLAEAVPHLAAAELSTHCAHSPFKVAGEAPFATRIGAADLEPLFLAGVPGRPWQGAATIAGAERPVVAVMSDATPRGALLVLVREAGALPVEEGALAVVQALWSLVTSHFDRLATEATPGALARSRAAADTRARVIAELSERHSAALTGLLGVLRSRNLDDAAARATATELAVTALMELRTETDRDKAVAEERADEAFGRLADSLRALLRHSRVQLELGPLDSVRGVAADVAHAARAIVRAVVLTVLEQETTTRVRVGWQITEQELRATVRDDGPGTMSVCELGSARIADRLEVLGGRLEVDAVPGWGTTVTAVVPLATPAAPASADPLSSLGARELEVLARLALGHRNRVIAQELHISESTVKFHVAKILTKLGVASRGEAAALFHAAA; encoded by the coding sequence ATGGAGCTGACAACCACCGGGACCGTGACCTTCCTGCCCACGGCGGACACCGCTGCCGCCGACGCGCCGGCCCTCTCGCCCGGCGCCACCGCCCTGGCCGCACTGACCGCGGGTTACGACGTCATCCGGCAGCCGCTGGGGCAGATCCTGCCCCGGCTGTCGGCGGTTCTGGCGGAGGCGGTCCCGCACCTGGCAGCCGCCGAACTGTCCACCCACTGCGCGCACTCGCCCTTCAAGGTGGCCGGTGAAGCGCCGTTCGCCACCCGGATCGGCGCGGCCGACCTGGAACCGCTCTTCCTCGCCGGTGTGCCCGGCCGGCCGTGGCAGGGCGCGGCCACGATCGCCGGGGCCGAGCGGCCCGTGGTCGCCGTGATGTCCGACGCGACGCCGCGGGGCGCGCTGCTGGTCCTCGTACGCGAGGCCGGCGCTCTACCGGTGGAAGAGGGCGCGCTGGCCGTAGTGCAGGCCCTGTGGTCCCTGGTGACCAGCCACTTCGACCGGCTGGCGACGGAGGCGACCCCCGGCGCACTGGCCCGCTCACGCGCCGCCGCCGACACCCGGGCCAGGGTGATCGCGGAGCTGAGCGAGAGGCACTCGGCCGCGCTGACCGGGCTGTTGGGGGTACTGCGCAGCCGTAACCTCGACGACGCGGCCGCGCGGGCCACCGCCACGGAGCTGGCCGTGACCGCGCTCATGGAACTGCGGACCGAGACGGACCGGGACAAGGCCGTCGCCGAGGAGCGGGCGGACGAAGCCTTCGGCCGGCTCGCGGACTCGCTGCGCGCGCTGCTGCGCCACAGCCGCGTCCAACTGGAACTGGGGCCTCTCGACTCCGTCCGCGGGGTCGCCGCAGACGTGGCGCACGCGGCGCGGGCGATCGTGCGGGCGGTGGTGCTGACCGTGCTGGAGCAGGAGACGACGACCCGGGTGCGGGTGGGCTGGCAGATCACCGAGCAGGAGTTGCGCGCGACCGTACGGGACGACGGGCCGGGCACGATGTCCGTGTGCGAGCTGGGGTCCGCCCGCATCGCCGACCGGCTCGAAGTCCTCGGCGGGCGGCTGGAGGTGGACGCGGTGCCCGGCTGGGGGACGACGGTCACCGCGGTGGTCCCCCTGGCTACGCCCGCCGCCCCGGCATCCGCCGATCCGCTGAGCTCTTTGGGGGCGCGGGAACTGGAGGTGCTGGCGAGACTCGCGCTCGGGCACCGCAACCGGGTGATCGCGCAGGAACTCCACATCAGCGAGTCGACCGTGAAGTTCCACGTCGCGAAGATCCTGACGAAGCTGGGGGTCGCCTCGCGGGGCGAGGCGGCGGCCCTGTTCCACGCGGCGGCGTGA
- a CDS encoding DUF998 domain-containing protein has protein sequence MRPVPRWALLSSGCAPVLLVGGWTIAALQQGPGYDPVTQTISVLGAHGAHGAAGFWVMTGALLGLGLCHLLTAWGLRAAALAGRVALGAGGAVALVVALLPVPSSGGSLVHGSVVAVGFTLLAVWPVLAADRGGTAPWGLRPAPSITVTILMGVGAGWFLIEMQRQGAAGVAERFVTCVQSLWPLMVVASCLCRRCDDEPSR, from the coding sequence ATGCGACCAGTTCCCCGGTGGGCCCTGCTTTCGTCGGGGTGCGCCCCCGTCCTCTTGGTCGGCGGCTGGACGATCGCGGCACTACAGCAGGGGCCCGGCTACGATCCGGTTACCCAGACGATCAGTGTCCTTGGGGCCCATGGGGCCCATGGGGCTGCGGGATTCTGGGTGATGACCGGAGCACTCCTCGGTCTGGGCCTCTGCCATCTGCTCACCGCCTGGGGGCTACGCGCAGCCGCGCTTGCCGGACGTGTGGCGCTGGGCGCCGGTGGAGCGGTGGCGTTGGTGGTGGCTCTGCTCCCGGTGCCGAGCAGCGGGGGGTCACTGGTCCACGGGTCGGTCGTCGCGGTCGGTTTCACTCTCCTGGCGGTGTGGCCGGTCCTGGCCGCCGATCGCGGCGGAACCGCACCATGGGGACTGCGGCCCGCGCCCTCCATCACGGTGACGATTCTCATGGGCGTCGGCGCAGGCTGGTTCCTGATCGAAATGCAGCGTCAAGGTGCCGCCGGTGTTGCCGAACGTTTTGTGACATGCGTTCAGTCCCTTTGGCCCCTGATGGTCGTCGCTTCATGTCTCTGCCGTCGCTGCGACGACGAACCTTCCAGGTGA